In the genome of Anabaena cylindrica PCC 7122, the window CGCTTATTTTTCATCAAAGTCATTTTACCAGAGAGCGATCGCTTTTCTGATTTGCGGAAGGCGATCGCTTTTTATTAGATTCCGGCTATAACTGATTACTGGCTGGGAAAAGCTTTGGCGGGCTTGGGGCATAGGTTGGGGGCGATACAGGCTTATGAAGGTGCGTTGAGTCATCAGTTGTTGTATCCGGCTCTTGGGGAAGTTGAGAAGATTTTGCAGGGGTTGAAAGGTAAGGAGCAGAAGGGTTTGGGGGGTTGAGGGTGGATTTTTGGGGAAAAAATTGCTACTAACTCGAAAAATTCACAAATTGGGTTTGGTAAACGTCTAAAAGGTGTGGGAAAAAAAAGTTCTGATAGGATGTTTTAAATTATGGCAAAAAATGGTGTAGCTGCTTACAGCAACAGTTGGAAAACAGATTCTTTTAGCACAAAAGACAAAATAATCGATCTCCAACTTCAGCATTCTTTCTGGTCGCATACAACTGTCGTAGACAATGGTAGCTTTATAGTCGCTAATGTGACTGTGAAAAATACCGGAAACATTGCTCTCAAAGATGTGCAAGTTTATGTAGATGTTGATGATGACTCAGCACTATTTGATGCACATATTACTAATAGTAACGGCGAGATTATAGATAGTAATGCACCCGTACTAAATTTTGGCTATCTTGCACCGGGAGTTTCTTCCACCCAAATTAGCTATTGGTGGACAGTAAAGCCTCGTTTTCCTGAGGCTGAAGGTTCAGTAACAAAGACAGCCACTTTTAACCTCTACCCTGTCTTTACTGCTGACTTTAAGCAAAGTGGTCAAGCTTTCCAAAGTTACTCACAACTAGATAAAGCCTAGTGCGATCACCTGATCTTGCAGGGTACGTTATATTTAATTAACACACCATCGCTGTCATTTTAATTAAATAAATTAGGTGGGTTAGCGACGGGAGCATAACCCACCCTATCTTTTATGGCGATCGCACTAATTATCCCCAAGAGCGATCGCCTTTTATTTACAATAATCAGTAATAGGCATAGCAAATTGTCATATTACTTACTCCAATCTTGAATTTCTAAGCTTTCTATTTTTCCAAAATCTCTGATATTATTTGTGACAATAATCAAATCGTTGGCTACGGCAATTCCTGCTATCAGAATATCAATATCGTCAATTGGCGTGCCTTTATTTCTTAAATTGGCATAAATATCAGCAGAAATTATGGCAGAGCTTGTAGTTAGAGGTAAAACCGTATTGTATGAGACAAATTCCTGAAAAGATGTGAGTTGTTTTTGCGCGTCACGATGTTTTAATCCACTGACAATTTCATAATAAGTGATGATGCTAATGTTAATTTTGTCATACTCTTTCAAATAGGCTTGAAAACGCTCGATAACTAGACTATGATTACGGAAGAAAAAAGATAAAATGTTTGTGTCAATCAACGCTGGCTTCATCACTTCTTCTTCCTAAAAATGCTTGGTGGCGGCGGGTGATTATTTCTTCATTGAAGTTAGCAAATACTTCATCTGACATATCATTCCAACATCCAGCAAACTGCATATTTTTATTAAGTGAAGGTTGAGATACTTCTATACCTAAGCGAAAATAATGAATAAAGTTATATAATTCTTCTAATTTATCTGGTGGGACAAGATTTATTTCCGTAATAACTTTTGTGCGTAGTGTGCGTAGGTTGAAAGAATCCATAACAAGTTAATATAGATTGATTGAGTGACAAATAAATTATATCTCACATTCCATTTATTTACGGGATGGCAACGGTAAAATGAACACTTTGTTGCGATCGCGGATCTTTCATCAAAGACATTTTACTTTTGAGTGATCGCCTGATCTTGCAGGGTGCGTTATGGGAAAGTACGGCACATTCTCAATTTCGCTGCAATGTCCATGATTCTTAAACTGGAGAGCGATCGCTAATCCCTCGTTACATGAACTTAATAGCGATCGCTTATTGGTATTTAGAGAACACCAATTACCCATTACCTAATTTGTCTCTTGAATCTGTAACCGAATGGTGTGTTCAGTCGCACCACTGAGTTGCAGTTCCATGATTTCACCACCAAGGGGTTCTATGCAAGTGAGGAGCGATCGCAGATTGGGTGTACTCGCTCCAGTATCAACATATAATCTGTCTGCTAAATTACTAATTTTTTTCCAAGTCATATATAACTTGGCTATACCTTGTTCCATCTGAGATGCTTGATTTACCAAGTCAGCAGCGATGCTCAAACAGCCGATTCTTTGCGCTTCTTCTAATGCTGTTTCAATATCCACATTTTCTTCAGTCAAAGCTTGGACTTGGGCAGCAGATTTGAGATATTTTCCTAATTGACGGGCTTCTGTGGTTGCTTGTTTGAGAGTATCAACATCAGGACTGGCGGCTATATCTCTTTGTAATGCCTTTTGGTGTGATTCTGGCAGTTTCTCCATTTCTTTGACCAGAGGGGCAATATAGCGCGGTGGCAGTGTGTTATCTGCGGCTTTTTCCCTAACTTCTTCAGGTAATAAATCTGAGGACATAGCTGTCCATTCGTCAGTGAGTTGACGGACTTCTCTGCGGGTGATGCGATCGCCTTTTTGGGCGGCTTCACTCACCATTTGTTGCACTTCTGGGGCGGCTTTGGCTGTTTCTACAAACGCCCGTTTACTAAAGTTATTGACACTACTGGGGTCAAGTTTGCCATCTTCAATCAAGGTATCAGCACTATTTGCTAGTTGAATCCAACTGTAGGCTTGAGTTTTACTAATTTCCCGTTCTTTGAGCCATTTGAGAAAACCTGCACCGCGTCCGTCTCCGTTTTTTTTCTCTCGGTCACGGACTGAGCGTAAAATGCGACCACGCCAAATTTCTGTTTGTAAATCAAAGCGATCGCATACTTGCCAAGCTACATCTAGCTGCTGTAAAAAATCAGACTCCAGAATCTGTTCGTCTTCGGGATCTGGTAGTTCAAAATCTAAATCTACTGGCTGTTGCAGTGCAGCAGCAAGGTCATTCATAGAATCGGTATCTTGCACGATGGATAGCGGGTTGGTGTATGCGATTAGCTGATTGTGACAAACAATAAGCAGTTAAATATTATAGTTGAAAAATTTAAAATTACGTGAATTGGATAAAAACTCTAGACCAATGCAGATTTTTAATTGACCTATGGGATTATACAGCGATAGGCTACGCGCGACCGTAGGTCATCGCATCTCTCTTTTTTGGCTTGATTCACTAGCTTTTAAGGAACAATTAATTCATAATCTTGTTTTTTGCTTAAAGGTGTTGTTACTCTCATCGCAACACGCCGATTAGCTGGCATAGGGATAGTAATGTCAAAATTTCCACTTCGATCAGTAATCAGCGGTTGATTTAGCAACATGACCAAGTTAACTGGATCAACTTTAGCAACAATACGGACTTGTTGATTGCTTCTTTCTTCTAGTACTTGCACATCTAATCTTGTATCATTTCGCAATGGAGTAGGTACTGAAGGTGGTTCTCCTGGAATCACTATGGTCTGAAAACCTCTATTTACATATACTCTTTGACCTTGAGCCGTTGTTGCTACACTGCCGATGAGAGTTGCTACACCTGTTTTACCAGTCGGTTGAACACTCACACCAAAGTCTGTCCCTCGCACGCCTGTAATCCCTGCTGGAGTCTCTATTTGCAAGGTGGAATCTTGATGTGTAAAGGCACGTATTTTCAGCCGTACCTGTCCACCTGTCACCTGTAAATTGGTAACGTGTCCACCCTGACTAGTTGTTTGCAGTTTTTGAATTTCGAGTTTTGTATTTTCTGCAACCTGAATAAAACCAATACCAGTATCTAGGGCAAGCATACTACTCGAACGCTGGCCTGTACTAATGCTATCTCCTACATTTTGTAGTTTTATGCCTATGCGAGCTAATTGGGAAATCTGTCTATTTCGGTAGGTAACATTTCCAGAAGTACTGCGAACTTCTAAGTAGCGGTTGATTTTTAGTCGTATTTTTTTCTGAGCTGATACTTGGGTAATTGTTAATAGTCCCACAAATAATATGCTGAATAGCAGCCAGAGTTTTTTCATCACCTAATTTCACCGCCAGTAAACCACCCGTGTATTTAATTTACGCGATCGCTAAACCATTTATAAATGGTTTTTATAAATTAGTTAAAAATAAAATTAGTTCACATATATATCTTTCTTTAGCCTGATTTAGAAGCGAACCGAGTTTATACCCAGAGATTGATTTAGCAAATTGTGGAAATAGATACACTGTTTAATATCTGAGTAAGATATAAGGCACTTTTAGCATGATAAGTAATTTAACCAAAACAGTAGGCGTTGGGGTTCTGACTTTGACTATGGGAATTTTACCCTTAAGTTTCCCCGCACAAGCCCAAGACACTCAACCTAGAACTGACACTGCGGCACCAAATAGGGTTGTGTATGATGATCGCGCTAATACTGATTGGGGTTGGCTGGGATTAATTGGTCTTTTAGGTCTAGCTGGGTTAGCAGGTAAAAAGCGCAACGAAGAACCAACCCGTTATCGTGACCCTAATGCACCAGGGGCCAGCAGCTATAGGGACTAGTATCACCTGAGTTCGGAGTTCGGAGTTAGGAGTTAGGAGTTTGGAGACGCTACGCGAACGGAGTTATGATTTTTAAGAGCGAGAGAATAAGGGTTTGAAACTCCCCCCAGTAGGAGTTTTCCACAAATTATCTTATCTCGAACTCAGGTTACACCAATTAGCTATTTAGCTATAAAAAAATAGTCAGTTGTCAGTGGAAATAATGCTGACAACTAGACTAATCGGCAAATGAATATCAAATCCTTATACAGGACTGATATCTAATTTCTGGATAATTCTACTGAACAACTCTAGATTGATTTGCTGGTTGATTTAAAGGTTGCCAATAGCTGGCAATTAAGGCCACCATTAGCCACCAAACAGTATTAACCTCTGGACGATACCAGACAGTATCCACAGTTCCGTGAGCGAGCATACCCAATAAAGTTGCGATCGCACCTATAATCCAAAGTCCTTCCACACTTCTAGATTGCCGTAACTTTTGCAGTTGAATAAATGCCATATTAAAAGTAACAATTACCAACCAGAGAAAACTCGCTAAACCCAAAAAGCCAGTTTCTACAACCATTTCTAAAAAAATTGAATAGGCACTCAAAGCCGTATATCGGGGTTGTTGGTAGAGAGGGTAAACCTTGTTAAAAGAATTGTGTCCAGGGCCAATACCAATAATTGGGCGATCGCGTATCATCCTAAAAACAGCATCCCAGACATTACGGCGGAAATTATTACTACTATCTTGACGATCTGCAAAAATACTCACAACCCGCAAACGCACAGGCTCGACAAATATCACAGCCAGCACCAAGACTCCAATCAAACCTCCGACAATAATTGGTAATAACCAAGTGCGCCAAAATGGCGGCATTTCCAAACTCCACCAATAAACTAACAATGCCATCGCCGTCAAAAGTGCTACTACTAAAGCAATCCAGCCGCCACGACTATAAGTAAGAACCAAACAGGAAGTATTGACAACAAACATCGTTGCAGCTAAAGATTTCTTCAGCCAACCATGCCAAGCAAAAATCGCCACTAAGCTCAACACTACTGCTGGTATCAAATATCCTGCCAGTAAATTGGGATTACCCAAATAACTATAAACCCTAGTCGTCTTAGATAGAGCAGACTCTGGATCAACCCAAGTTGCTAGTGGTTTAGCACCAAAAAACCATTGTCGAATCCCATAGACACTGACAATTAGGGATATATGTAAATAAACAGTGATCAGCCAAGACCGAAGGCGGGGAAATCTCAGCACCCTAGCGCAGACAGTAAAGAGTAATAAATAGAGTGTTAATATTGCCAAGTCATTCAACGCTGCCTTTTTCACTGGGGATAAAGCTGTAGCGATCGCAGCTATTCCCCAATACAGTAATACCAACAGATGAATAGGAGTGACAGAAGCTGCATTTACAGAAGTAGTTTCATCAGATAAAGTCAACAACAGCCAAAATCCTATACAAGCCACCATTAATACCAGCATTAAAACACTGGAGACAAAAGGCGCAAAACCATAGACCAGACTGAGAAGAGCCGCCGCTATTGTATCTCCCCACTGCATTAAAAGACTGGTTTGCCGCCAAGGACGTAAAATTCCCACCATCAAACGATGCAAATAACTCGTAGACAGGTATTCCTTCAGCGGTAAAGAAGATAAAGTAAATTTTTGCCAGACTAAATTCATAAACAACGTTGTCACCAATTAGCACTTATATGCAGAACTTGGCTTTTATGATAATGCCGGTCGTTATCCAAAGATCACAACTGAGATTAGCAATTGAAAAATTGTGCCTTATGATTAACCTGAGCTAGACATAAGATAATTTGTGGACAACTCGCCCCCAGTAGGAGTCTCAAACCCTTATTCTCTCGCTCTTAAAAATCATAACTCCGTTCCCGTAGCGTCTCCGTTCGGCGAAGCCGTGCCGTAGGCATAGGAGAAACTCCGAACTCCTAACACCGAACTCAGGTTGTGATTAGGTTTCATTATTGATTAATTGTCGGGGTTTCGCCGCTTGCAGTGGCAAAGAAATCACATAGCGGTATCCTGACTCTAGTGAACCTTGTATGGCAATGTGTCCGCCATGAAGTTCTGCTAGATGACAGCTAAGTAACAAACCTATTTTTTCACGAGATCGATGACCAGATAAATTAGCTAAATCCTGATCTGACGTATTAACCAGTATTCCTTGTTGCTCTTCAATCAGATTTTGTGATGTATTCAATCTTTTTGGCAAATTCTCCTGATTATCTGTAGCAATATTATACTTTTCCTCTCCACCGACTATTTCTAATATAGACAAGGAATCAGTGTGTACGTAAGGGTCAATTTCAGTAATTCCATCTCCCAAATAGGGATGGGAAACCCAAACAGTAATAGAGAGCGTATCTTCTCTGCCAGAAATATGAACACGAATAATGCTACCTGTGGCAGAAAGTTGAATCACACTAAATAGCAAGTGATACAAAATCTGCCGTACCTTATCTTTATCTAAAGGACAAATACGATTGCGTCCTGGCTCTATAGACAAACGAATATCTTGATCACGACGGACAGCTACTTCTGCTAGTGTA includes:
- a CDS encoding type II toxin-antitoxin system VapC family toxin, whose amino-acid sequence is MKPALIDTNILSFFFRNHSLVIERFQAYLKEYDKINISIITYYEIVSGLKHRDAQKQLTSFQEFVSYNTVLPLTTSSAIISADIYANLRNKGTPIDDIDILIAGIAVANDLIIVTNNIRDFGKIESLEIQDWSK
- a CDS encoding FecR family protein — encoded protein: MKKLWLLFSILFVGLLTITQVSAQKKIRLKINRYLEVRSTSGNVTYRNRQISQLARIGIKLQNVGDSISTGQRSSSMLALDTGIGFIQVAENTKLEIQKLQTTSQGGHVTNLQVTGGQVRLKIRAFTHQDSTLQIETPAGITGVRGTDFGVSVQPTGKTGVATLIGSVATTAQGQRVYVNRGFQTIVIPGEPPSVPTPLRNDTRLDVQVLEERSNQQVRIVAKVDPVNLVMLLNQPLITDRSGNFDITIPMPANRRVAMRVTTPLSKKQDYELIVP
- a CDS encoding WGxxGxxG family protein — its product is MISNLTKTVGVGVLTLTMGILPLSFPAQAQDTQPRTDTAAPNRVVYDDRANTDWGWLGLIGLLGLAGLAGKKRNEEPTRYRDPNAPGASSYRD
- a CDS encoding IctB family putative bicarbonate transporter, which codes for MNLVWQKFTLSSLPLKEYLSTSYLHRLMVGILRPWRQTSLLMQWGDTIAAALLSLVYGFAPFVSSVLMLVLMVACIGFWLLLTLSDETTSVNAASVTPIHLLVLLYWGIAAIATALSPVKKAALNDLAILTLYLLLFTVCARVLRFPRLRSWLITVYLHISLIVSVYGIRQWFFGAKPLATWVDPESALSKTTRVYSYLGNPNLLAGYLIPAVVLSLVAIFAWHGWLKKSLAATMFVVNTSCLVLTYSRGGWIALVVALLTAMALLVYWWSLEMPPFWRTWLLPIIVGGLIGVLVLAVIFVEPVRLRVVSIFADRQDSSNNFRRNVWDAVFRMIRDRPIIGIGPGHNSFNKVYPLYQQPRYTALSAYSIFLEMVVETGFLGLASFLWLVIVTFNMAFIQLQKLRQSRSVEGLWIIGAIATLLGMLAHGTVDTVWYRPEVNTVWWLMVALIASYWQPLNQPANQSRVVQ